One genomic segment of Microbacterium maritypicum includes these proteins:
- the folE gene encoding GTP cyclohydrolase I, with amino-acid sequence MTVDRQRVERLTGELLEAIGEDPDRPGLKQTPSRMAELYSEFFSGVGEDPAEPLARTISVSRGPAPDTLPSGAVLLRDIRFRSVCEHHLLPFAGHAHIAYLPGEQVVGLGALVRVVEILAARPQVQERLGEQIADTIAEHLDTRGVLVVLDASHGCVTMRGGRQTEASTLTIAARGEYTDAVARAELITLIGASVPLGATAR; translated from the coding sequence GTGACAGTAGACAGGCAGCGTGTCGAACGGCTCACGGGAGAGCTGCTCGAGGCGATCGGCGAGGACCCGGACCGACCGGGGCTGAAGCAGACCCCGTCGCGCATGGCAGAGCTGTATTCCGAGTTCTTCTCAGGCGTCGGCGAAGATCCGGCCGAGCCGCTCGCGCGCACCATCAGCGTCTCGCGCGGTCCCGCCCCCGACACCCTGCCCTCCGGTGCTGTGCTGCTGCGCGACATCCGCTTCCGTTCCGTCTGCGAGCATCACCTACTGCCGTTCGCCGGGCATGCGCACATCGCCTACCTCCCCGGGGAGCAGGTCGTGGGACTCGGAGCGCTCGTGCGCGTCGTCGAGATTCTCGCGGCTCGCCCCCAGGTGCAGGAGCGCCTCGGCGAGCAGATCGCCGACACCATCGCGGAGCACCTCGACACACGGGGCGTGCTTGTCGTGCTCGATGCCTCCCACGGGTGCGTGACGATGCGCGGCGGCCGGCAGACCGAGGCATCGACCCTCACGATCGCGGCGCGCGGCGAGTACACGGACGCCGTCGCCAGGGCGGAGCTGATCACGCTGATCGGCGCGTCCGTCCCCCTCGGGGCGACGGCGCGCTGA
- the folP gene encoding dihydropteroate synthase yields MTGIWGIVNVTPDSFSDGGRYLDVDRAVAHALRLRAEGAAVLDVGGESTRPGADRVGDTIEQQRVIPVIEQLAAAGVPVSVDTLSASTAAAAVRAGARIVNDVSGGLADPDMRAAVAESGADFAIGHWRGFSADMYAKAEYQRVAREVAGELQERIGEAAASGIAPSRLIVDPGIGFAKAGGQNWDVLRGLDEIVALGPRVLIGTSRKRFLAEVLRHETGPDEEVSESRRDLATAVTSALAVRAGVWAVRVHDVASTRDALAIAHAWEG; encoded by the coding sequence ATGACCGGCATCTGGGGCATCGTCAACGTCACACCCGACTCCTTCAGCGACGGCGGGCGCTATCTCGACGTCGATCGCGCGGTCGCCCATGCACTGCGGCTGCGGGCCGAGGGCGCAGCAGTGCTCGACGTCGGCGGAGAGTCGACCAGACCCGGTGCCGACCGCGTCGGCGACACGATCGAGCAGCAGCGCGTCATCCCCGTGATCGAGCAGCTCGCCGCCGCAGGAGTGCCCGTCAGCGTCGACACGCTCAGCGCCTCGACCGCGGCCGCGGCCGTGCGGGCTGGCGCCAGGATCGTGAACGACGTCTCCGGAGGGCTCGCCGACCCCGACATGCGTGCGGCCGTCGCGGAGTCCGGGGCCGACTTCGCGATCGGGCACTGGCGTGGCTTCTCGGCCGACATGTACGCGAAAGCCGAGTACCAGCGGGTCGCGCGTGAGGTCGCCGGCGAACTGCAGGAGCGCATCGGCGAGGCCGCGGCCTCCGGAATCGCCCCGTCGCGCCTCATCGTCGACCCCGGCATCGGGTTCGCGAAGGCGGGTGGGCAGAACTGGGATGTGCTGCGGGGACTCGACGAGATCGTCGCACTGGGGCCTCGCGTGCTCATCGGCACCTCGCGCAAGCGTTTCCTCGCCGAGGTGCTGCGTCACGAGACCGGCCCCGACGAAGAGGTGTCGGAGTCTCGGCGCGATCTCGCGACCGCCGTCACCAGCGCTCTCGCGGTCAGGGCAGGAGTCTGGGCCGTGCGTGTGCACGACGTGGCATCCACGCGTGATGCGCTCGCGATCGCGCACGCCTGGGAAGGCTGA
- the folB gene encoding dihydroneopterin aldolase, translating into MQSLDEIVLTGLTVFGRHGVFDHERRDGQDFTIDLRLRLSLAKAADSDEVTDTVHYGELAEKVAAVVAGEPVNLIETLAERIAAVGLEDRRVQEVVVTVHKPHAPIPLNFADVAVTITRRRTTDAMEDTTA; encoded by the coding sequence ATGCAGTCCCTCGACGAGATCGTCCTCACCGGTCTGACCGTGTTCGGTCGTCACGGCGTCTTCGACCACGAGCGCCGGGACGGACAGGACTTCACGATCGATCTGCGTCTGCGGCTGTCGCTCGCGAAGGCCGCAGACTCGGACGAGGTGACGGACACGGTGCACTACGGAGAGCTGGCCGAGAAGGTCGCCGCCGTGGTGGCCGGTGAACCGGTGAATCTGATCGAGACGCTCGCCGAGCGCATCGCCGCCGTGGGTCTCGAGGACCGGCGGGTGCAGGAGGTCGTCGTGACCGTGCACAAGCCGCACGCGCCGATCCCGCTGAACTTCGCCGATGTGGCGGTCACCATCACCCGCCGCCGCACGACCGACGCGATGGAGGACACGACCGCATGA
- the folK gene encoding 2-amino-4-hydroxy-6-hydroxymethyldihydropteridine diphosphokinase, producing MSRNLANPPDMPGPRPGRPETTAVVALGANLGDRHRTIRAAAERIARLPLVSEVRLSRLFETVALRLDGPDPEAPGYVNAVALVTTRLAPEILLGMLHAIEDENGRERRERWGDRTLDLDLIAYDDVLSDEPRLQLPHPRAAERLFVLDPWLDLDQDAVLPGRGRVADLAAELRARGEG from the coding sequence ATGAGCCGCAACCTCGCGAACCCGCCCGACATGCCGGGGCCTCGCCCCGGACGCCCGGAGACCACCGCGGTCGTCGCGCTCGGCGCGAACCTCGGGGATCGTCATCGCACGATCAGGGCGGCCGCCGAGAGGATCGCCCGGCTGCCGCTGGTGAGTGAGGTGCGCCTCTCCCGGCTGTTCGAGACCGTGGCCCTCCGTCTCGACGGCCCCGACCCCGAAGCGCCCGGATACGTCAACGCCGTGGCGCTGGTCACCACGCGGCTCGCTCCGGAGATCCTTCTCGGGATGCTGCACGCCATCGAGGACGAGAACGGCCGGGAGCGCCGTGAGCGCTGGGGCGACCGCACCCTCGATCTCGACCTCATCGCGTATGACGATGTGCTCTCCGACGAACCGCGTCTGCAGCTGCCGCACCCTCGGGCCGCTGAGCGGCTCTTCGTGCTCGATCCCTGGTTGGACCTCGACCAGGACGCGGTGCTGCCCGGTCGGGGCAGAGTCGCCGACCTCGCAGCCGAGCTGCGCGCCCGGGGCGAGGGATGA
- a CDS encoding DUF3180 domain-containing protein — MRRTSAGVLVVLALLSGAGGFLLDHLLTASGRITFTPSLLLPVLLLLIAAASLGVAWPVRRSVRSGIRIDPFRALRAATLARASSLLGAIMAGFGGGLLVFLVSRPVVPQVGSTVAILALIGSAIVLVIAALVAEQFCTLPKDPDDSEPRDRAPELGGGH; from the coding sequence ATGAGACGCACCTCTGCAGGCGTGCTCGTCGTCCTCGCGCTGCTCTCCGGTGCCGGCGGCTTCCTGCTCGATCACCTGCTGACCGCGTCGGGCCGCATCACCTTCACTCCGTCGCTGCTGCTCCCGGTGCTCCTGCTGTTGATCGCCGCCGCATCCCTCGGCGTCGCCTGGCCGGTGCGCCGGAGCGTGCGCTCGGGCATCCGCATCGATCCGTTCCGTGCGCTCAGGGCGGCGACGCTCGCCCGGGCGTCGAGCCTACTCGGCGCCATCATGGCGGGATTCGGAGGCGGGTTGCTCGTCTTCCTCGTGTCGCGTCCCGTGGTTCCGCAGGTAGGGTCGACTGTGGCCATACTGGCCCTGATCGGAAGTGCGATCGTCCTCGTGATCGCCGCGCTCGTCGCCGAACAGTTCTGCACCCTGCCGAAGGATCCTGATGACTCAGAACCCAGAGACCGCGCCCCTGAACTCGGCGGAGGGCACTGA
- a CDS encoding PH domain-containing protein, with amino-acid sequence MTQNPETAPLNSAEGTDLDALDRGTYTQLRTARNEARLELDGTWHQISPRYVVSQILQNVIFIVLVVVAAVVLNIVLQQQWVWIPAGIMLLITVFALIILPRQAKAIGYMLRADDIVFRKGILWQRMIAVPYGRMQLVDITQGPLDRAFGIAQLKMVTAAATTGVQIPGLTQEAAEALRDTLIHVAETRRTGL; translated from the coding sequence ATGACTCAGAACCCAGAGACCGCGCCCCTGAACTCGGCGGAGGGCACTGACCTCGACGCCCTCGACCGGGGGACGTACACGCAGCTGCGCACGGCACGCAACGAGGCCCGCCTCGAGCTCGACGGCACGTGGCACCAGATCTCGCCGCGCTACGTCGTCTCGCAGATCCTGCAGAACGTGATCTTCATCGTGCTCGTCGTCGTCGCCGCCGTCGTGCTGAACATCGTGCTGCAACAGCAGTGGGTGTGGATCCCCGCCGGGATCATGCTGCTCATCACCGTGTTCGCGCTCATCATCCTCCCGCGGCAGGCGAAGGCGATCGGCTACATGCTCCGCGCCGACGACATCGTCTTTCGCAAGGGGATCCTCTGGCAGCGCATGATCGCCGTGCCTTACGGCCGCATGCAGTTGGTCGACATCACGCAGGGGCCGCTCGATCGCGCGTTCGGCATCGCCCAGCTCAAGATGGTCACGGCCGCAGCCACGACCGGTGTGCAGATCCCGGGCCTCACCCAAGAGGCGGCCGAGGCGCTGCGCGACACGCTCATCCACGTCGCCGAGACTCGCCGGACAGGCCTGTGA
- a CDS encoding PH domain-containing protein codes for MSEQQPPLAPSAQAPVGGEASETLANGEWHRMHPLTPLFKGGLALIIIAGIVIANMRDRLIAWAVALFTPEEAHYGDYGGADPVDWVLSNNLILVALLGVLGLVVVLVLIFWFVWRFQQFRITGDHVEVRKGIIFRSHRRAPLDRVQGVNLTRPFPARIIGLAKLEVVGAGNDANVELEYLATPRAEAVRADILRLASGARAARDAARNPGAAAAAPASARAQLVGSMNAGVNDLISGVDLADVVPESVVKIPTGRLVGSQLISGLLWFVFFGAIFAVAMGSALIGMLADGVTDGGIVILGMGLGMGVPMVIAVVGITWAQISKSLRYSIAPTPDGVRITYGLLTTVTETLPPGRIFAVEVSQSLLWRPFGWWTIKINRMSGKSAAQQSSGSGQQFNVVLPVGKRADVERVLALVLPDVPTESIPFLWEQGIVGPADGDTYRTMARRARWRRPFSWKRHGYLVADFGLLLRRGNVWRKLAVFPLARLQGVSLSQGPIDRAQRVSGAQVHTVPGPITGYLSGFERADALALIDEVSLAAAEAASRDTTHRWSAHTDAATVAAPAAPPAYTGPPPVFPVPVQTAPPVPPVLPPAPPVLPPAPPVGGPSAGAPITPPAPPVAPPAPPVMPPVTPPPAPPASAPAAPPAAPEVTPPPAPPVAPPAASDTPPAPPLRRRRRSDDDA; via the coding sequence GTGAGCGAGCAGCAGCCCCCTCTCGCGCCGAGCGCTCAGGCACCCGTCGGCGGGGAGGCCTCCGAGACGCTCGCGAACGGCGAGTGGCACCGGATGCACCCGCTCACCCCGCTCTTCAAGGGCGGGCTGGCGCTGATCATCATCGCGGGTATCGTCATCGCGAACATGCGGGACCGGCTCATCGCCTGGGCCGTGGCGCTGTTCACGCCCGAAGAGGCGCACTACGGCGACTACGGCGGCGCCGACCCCGTCGACTGGGTGCTCTCGAACAACCTGATCCTCGTCGCGCTGCTCGGCGTGCTGGGGCTCGTGGTCGTGCTGGTGCTGATCTTCTGGTTCGTCTGGCGCTTCCAGCAGTTCCGGATCACCGGAGACCATGTCGAGGTCCGCAAGGGCATCATCTTCCGTTCGCACCGCCGCGCGCCTCTCGACCGCGTGCAGGGCGTGAACCTGACCCGTCCGTTCCCCGCTCGCATCATCGGACTCGCCAAGCTCGAGGTCGTCGGCGCCGGCAACGACGCGAACGTCGAGCTCGAGTACCTTGCGACGCCGCGGGCCGAGGCCGTGCGCGCCGACATCCTGCGCCTGGCTTCCGGGGCACGCGCGGCGCGCGATGCCGCACGGAACCCGGGCGCGGCAGCGGCCGCACCGGCGTCCGCTCGGGCGCAGCTGGTCGGATCGATGAACGCGGGGGTGAACGATCTCATCTCCGGTGTCGATCTCGCCGACGTGGTCCCGGAGAGCGTCGTCAAGATCCCGACCGGCCGGCTCGTGGGATCGCAACTGATCTCGGGCCTGCTCTGGTTCGTGTTCTTCGGAGCGATCTTCGCGGTCGCGATGGGCAGTGCGCTGATCGGCATGCTGGCCGACGGCGTCACCGACGGCGGCATCGTTATCCTCGGGATGGGCCTCGGCATGGGCGTGCCCATGGTCATCGCCGTGGTCGGTATCACCTGGGCGCAGATCTCGAAGTCCCTCCGCTACTCGATCGCGCCGACCCCGGACGGTGTGCGGATCACCTACGGTCTTCTCACGACCGTGACCGAGACCCTTCCGCCCGGACGCATCTTCGCGGTGGAGGTCTCGCAGTCGCTGCTGTGGCGCCCGTTCGGCTGGTGGACGATCAAGATCAACCGGATGAGCGGCAAGAGCGCCGCTCAGCAGTCGTCCGGAAGTGGGCAGCAGTTCAACGTGGTGCTGCCGGTCGGCAAGCGCGCCGACGTCGAGCGAGTGCTCGCTCTGGTGCTGCCCGACGTGCCGACGGAGAGCATCCCGTTCCTCTGGGAACAGGGCATCGTCGGCCCCGCAGACGGCGACACCTATCGCACGATGGCGCGGCGCGCGCGGTGGCGGCGTCCGTTCTCCTGGAAGCGTCATGGCTACCTGGTCGCCGACTTCGGTCTGCTGCTGCGCCGCGGAAACGTGTGGCGCAAGCTCGCGGTGTTCCCGCTGGCACGCCTGCAGGGCGTCTCCCTCAGCCAGGGACCGATCGATCGGGCACAGCGGGTCTCCGGCGCGCAGGTGCACACCGTGCCCGGTCCCATCACCGGATACCTCTCGGGGTTCGAGCGGGCGGACGCGCTGGCGCTGATCGACGAGGTCAGCCTCGCTGCCGCCGAGGCGGCCTCGCGCGACACCACTCACCGGTGGAGCGCGCACACCGATGCGGCAACGGTGGCCGCTCCTGCGGCCCCGCCCGCCTACACCGGCCCGCCGCCGGTCTTCCCCGTCCCCGTGCAGACGGCTCCGCCTGTGCCGCCGGTTCTTCCGCCTGCTCCGCCGGTTCTTCCGCCTGCTCCGCCGGTCGGGGGGCCGTCCGCGGGTGCTCCCATCACGCCTCCTGCGCCCCCGGTAGCTCCTCCTGCGCCCCCGGTCATGCCTCCGGTGACTCCGCCGCCTGCACCTCCCGCGAGTGCTCCTGCGGCGCCCCCGGCCGCGCCGGAGGTAACGCCTCCGCCGGCACCTCCGGTCGCACCCCCGGCTGCGTCGGACACTCCTCCCGCACCCCCGCTGCGGCGGCGGAGGAGGAGCGACGATGACGCGTGA
- a CDS encoding DUF2520 domain-containing protein, translating into MTRDGRLGVGIIGAGRVGPVVGAALGGAGHAVIGITSGSDDERASAVLPDVPVLEALEVVRRAELVVIAVPSEQLPSLVAGIAEVGGWQVGQLVLHTDPAYGIEVLRPAAERGAIPLAVHPAITFTGTSIDLRQLQAGFAAVTAPAAVLPIAQALAVEMGCEPVVIAETDRPAYADAIATATEFSRSIIGQSTTRLREIGVENPGGYLSALVQSTVERALREASDAPPLI; encoded by the coding sequence ATGACGCGTGACGGTCGCCTCGGCGTCGGCATCATCGGCGCAGGGCGCGTCGGGCCGGTCGTCGGTGCGGCGCTCGGAGGCGCGGGGCATGCCGTGATCGGGATCACCAGTGGATCCGACGACGAACGCGCCTCCGCCGTGCTCCCTGATGTGCCGGTGCTCGAGGCCCTGGAGGTGGTCCGTCGAGCAGAACTCGTGGTCATCGCCGTCCCCTCCGAGCAGCTGCCCTCGTTGGTGGCGGGCATCGCCGAGGTGGGAGGCTGGCAGGTCGGTCAGCTCGTGCTCCACACCGATCCTGCGTACGGCATCGAGGTGCTCCGCCCAGCGGCCGAGCGCGGAGCGATCCCCCTCGCCGTGCATCCTGCGATTACCTTCACCGGGACCTCGATCGACCTTCGACAGCTCCAGGCCGGGTTCGCCGCGGTGACGGCTCCAGCCGCCGTGCTGCCGATCGCTCAGGCACTCGCGGTGGAGATGGGGTGCGAGCCCGTCGTGATCGCCGAGACCGATCGCCCGGCATATGCGGATGCCATCGCGACGGCGACCGAGTTCTCACGCTCGATCATCGGACAGTCGACCACACGGCTGCGGGAGATCGGCGTCGAGAATCCGGGCGGCTATCTCTCGGCACTGGTGCAGTCGACCGTCGAGCGGGCGCTGCGCGAAGCCTCCGACGCGCCGCCGCTGATCTGA
- a CDS encoding DUF2207 domain-containing protein, protein MAHTRILRAFAALALSMAAVLAPAAALAAPGGSASSVAAAPHPAAAADVDDFSYSSWDAVYEIGLDDEGRARMRVTETLVADFPDFDQNHGIVRGLVTSYEGASTETSVLSVTDENGADVPYETDEEDGLLYVLTGNDDDFVRGLTTYVIEYEMRDVILATAPSAGSSAPPADEFYWDLLPLDSTQPIDRFRAEVVFDPALSAELNGATRCYTGPSGSKDECELEGPTTDGGVATFRVESGARPAGDGVTVAIGLDPDAVAQPLARTPDPVADITPIVAAVGALGLSVGSWAAVSAFTRRRRVATGIVVAQYDVPDALPPLLAAAVVPGAKDVIPAEIVHLAVRGVLRIEEGGEDEDPRLRRLPGARIPDQLDVDALEALFADAGTDDVVDLPAADEGFAARMTALQHSGTTAARNRGLTEKVRSRGAMILQWCAIGIAVFGLGFGIWSAASGRLSAIPALVVIAFGTFLVLLSSLYAFSKHTVLTAEGARTYEYLQGVKEFIRVADADRLRMLQSYSGAERRADGTADVIHVYERLLPYAILFGMEDEWGDVLEKAYTTAQRGASWIGDPASFALRAQLATFVASSHSAATYSAASSGTSSSAGGSFGGGFSGGGGGGGFSGGR, encoded by the coding sequence ATGGCCCACACCCGCATCCTCCGCGCGTTCGCCGCCCTCGCGCTCTCGATGGCGGCGGTCCTCGCCCCGGCAGCAGCTCTGGCAGCGCCCGGCGGGTCCGCATCGTCGGTCGCCGCCGCGCCGCATCCGGCCGCTGCGGCAGATGTCGACGACTTCTCCTACAGCTCGTGGGATGCCGTCTACGAGATCGGTCTCGACGACGAGGGCCGTGCTCGCATGCGGGTGACCGAGACCCTGGTCGCCGACTTCCCGGACTTCGACCAGAACCACGGCATCGTCCGCGGACTCGTGACGTCGTACGAGGGGGCGAGCACCGAGACCTCGGTCCTGTCGGTGACCGATGAGAACGGCGCAGACGTGCCGTACGAGACCGACGAGGAAGACGGCCTCCTCTACGTGCTCACGGGCAACGACGATGACTTCGTGCGAGGGCTCACTACCTACGTGATCGAGTACGAGATGCGCGATGTGATCCTCGCGACCGCTCCATCGGCGGGGTCATCCGCTCCCCCGGCCGACGAGTTCTACTGGGATCTGCTCCCCCTCGACAGCACGCAGCCCATCGACCGCTTCCGCGCCGAAGTCGTGTTCGACCCGGCATTGAGCGCGGAGCTCAACGGAGCCACGCGGTGCTACACCGGGCCCTCCGGCTCGAAGGACGAGTGCGAGTTGGAAGGCCCGACCACCGACGGCGGTGTCGCGACATTCCGCGTCGAGTCGGGCGCGCGCCCGGCCGGCGACGGCGTGACCGTCGCCATCGGCCTCGACCCCGATGCCGTCGCCCAACCCCTCGCCCGCACTCCGGACCCGGTCGCCGACATCACTCCGATAGTGGCGGCGGTGGGCGCTCTCGGGCTCTCCGTCGGCAGCTGGGCGGCCGTGTCGGCGTTCACGCGCAGACGGCGCGTCGCCACGGGGATCGTGGTCGCCCAGTACGACGTGCCGGATGCGCTGCCGCCGCTGCTCGCCGCCGCTGTGGTTCCCGGCGCCAAGGACGTGATCCCGGCCGAGATCGTGCACCTCGCCGTGCGCGGCGTGCTGCGCATCGAGGAGGGAGGCGAAGACGAAGACCCGCGGCTGCGCCGTCTGCCCGGAGCGCGCATCCCCGACCAGTTGGACGTCGACGCCCTCGAAGCGCTGTTCGCCGATGCGGGCACCGACGATGTGGTCGATCTCCCCGCCGCCGACGAAGGCTTCGCCGCTCGCATGACCGCGCTCCAGCACAGCGGAACGACCGCGGCCCGGAACCGCGGACTCACCGAGAAGGTGCGCAGCCGAGGTGCGATGATCCTGCAGTGGTGCGCGATCGGCATCGCGGTCTTCGGCTTGGGGTTCGGGATCTGGAGCGCGGCCAGCGGACGACTGTCGGCGATTCCCGCCCTCGTCGTGATCGCATTCGGTACGTTCCTCGTGCTCCTCTCCAGCCTCTACGCCTTCTCGAAGCACACCGTGCTCACCGCCGAGGGCGCCCGCACATACGAATATCTGCAGGGGGTGAAGGAGTTCATCCGCGTCGCGGACGCCGACCGCCTGCGCATGCTGCAGTCGTACAGCGGGGCTGAGCGAAGAGCCGACGGCACCGCCGACGTCATCCACGTGTACGAGAGGCTCCTCCCCTACGCCATCCTGTTCGGCATGGAGGACGAATGGGGCGATGTGCTCGAGAAGGCCTATACGACGGCCCAGCGCGGAGCATCCTGGATCGGCGATCCCGCATCGTTCGCGCTTCGGGCGCAGCTCGCCACGTTCGTGGCCTCGTCCCACTCGGCCGCGACGTATTCGGCCGCCTCTTCGGGCACGTCGTCGAGCGCCGGCGGATCGTTCGGCGGCGGCTTCTCCGGAGGTGGCGGCGGCGGAGGGTTCTCCGGCGGACGCTGA
- the lysS gene encoding lysine--tRNA ligase: MTDASAAPESASTDSSLEEDVHEQKAVRLAKRERLIEKRADAGGGAFPVGVPVTHTIPALRAEYGELEAGAETGVIVGVAGRVVFSRNTGKLCFATLQAGDGSRIQAMISLANVGEESLANWKEYVDLGDHVFVHGEVISSRRGELSIMADDWTIAAKAILPLPNAYSELSEEGRVRSRYLDLIVREQARNTVRARAAVNASLRSTFTSHDYLEVETPMLQVQHGGASARPFITHSNAFDTELYLRIAPELYLKRAVVGGIERVYEINRNFRNEGADSTHSPEFAMLEAYQAYGDYNQMAALTQELVQNAAIAVAGSTTVTWADGTEYELGGEWDRISMYESLSAASGRTVTPQDAVEDLIAFAQENDVDLPPQATHGKLVEELWEHFVKGDLVRPTFVMDFPVDTSPLVREHRSIAGVVEKWDLYIRGFELATGYSELVDPVIQRERFVEQAKLAARGDVEAMPVDEEFLRALEHGMPPSGGMGMGIDRLLMAITGLGIRETILFPLVK, from the coding sequence ATGACTGACGCGTCCGCCGCGCCCGAATCGGCCTCGACCGACTCTTCCCTCGAAGAGGACGTCCACGAACAGAAGGCCGTGCGTCTCGCCAAGCGCGAGCGCCTGATCGAGAAGCGGGCGGACGCGGGCGGCGGGGCGTTCCCGGTCGGCGTGCCCGTGACGCACACGATTCCCGCGCTGCGCGCCGAGTACGGCGAGCTCGAGGCGGGCGCCGAGACCGGCGTCATCGTCGGGGTCGCGGGTCGGGTGGTGTTCAGCCGCAACACCGGCAAGCTCTGCTTCGCCACACTGCAGGCGGGTGACGGATCGCGCATCCAGGCGATGATCTCCCTTGCGAACGTCGGCGAGGAATCGCTGGCGAACTGGAAGGAGTACGTCGACCTGGGTGACCACGTGTTCGTGCACGGCGAGGTCATCTCCAGCCGCCGCGGCGAGCTGTCGATCATGGCCGACGACTGGACGATCGCGGCCAAGGCGATCCTGCCGCTGCCCAACGCCTACTCCGAGCTCAGCGAGGAAGGGCGTGTGCGCAGCCGCTACCTCGACCTGATCGTGCGGGAGCAGGCGCGCAACACGGTGCGCGCCCGGGCCGCCGTCAACGCGAGCCTGCGTTCGACCTTCACGAGCCACGACTACCTCGAGGTGGAGACCCCCATGCTGCAGGTGCAGCACGGCGGGGCCTCCGCTCGCCCGTTCATCACCCACTCGAACGCGTTCGACACCGAGCTCTACCTGCGCATCGCGCCGGAGCTCTACCTGAAGCGCGCGGTGGTCGGCGGCATCGAGCGCGTCTACGAGATCAACCGCAACTTCCGCAACGAGGGCGCCGACTCCACGCACAGCCCCGAGTTCGCGATGCTGGAGGCCTACCAGGCATACGGCGACTACAACCAGATGGCCGCGCTCACGCAGGAGCTCGTGCAGAACGCGGCGATCGCGGTCGCCGGGTCCACGACCGTGACCTGGGCCGACGGCACCGAGTACGAGCTGGGTGGCGAGTGGGACCGCATCTCGATGTACGAGTCGCTCTCCGCCGCCTCGGGTCGCACCGTCACCCCTCAGGACGCGGTCGAAGACCTGATCGCGTTCGCTCAGGAGAACGACGTCGATCTGCCGCCGCAAGCCACCCATGGCAAGCTCGTCGAGGAGCTGTGGGAGCACTTCGTGAAGGGCGATCTCGTTCGCCCGACGTTCGTGATGGACTTCCCCGTCGACACGTCGCCCCTGGTCCGTGAACACCGCTCGATCGCGGGCGTCGTGGAGAAGTGGGACCTGTACATCCGCGGTTTCGAACTGGCGACCGGGTACTCCGAGCTCGTGGACCCCGTGATCCAGCGCGAGCGCTTCGTCGAGCAGGCCAAGCTCGCAGCCCGCGGTGATGTCGAGGCGATGCCGGTCGACGAGGAGTTCCTGCGCGCTCTCGAGCACGGTATGCCGCCGTCCGGAGGAATGGGCATGGGAATCGATCGCCTGCTGATGGCCATCACCGGCCTGGGCATTCGCGAGACCATTCTCTTCCCCCTGGTCAAGTAG
- a CDS encoding DUF4192 family protein, translated as MTTVLRAADSAAFLGIVPTLAGFTPRRSTVLLPFRGTRTDGAMRLDLPRDGTDLEAYADAAVGLVARVSGTDAVAVVVYTDEEAHPTRDGLVLPHAVMLDELLGCAEDAGLRVVDALCVTPSGWSSYIDDEPELGSLTQICRPSDLLPTGDVSGDQSVGAELPPIDLAEKERVGRASVELAALLDGKGRGRLTARENPQLVAALVLLEDVPAFFESVLAAPDGLPPLATATLLWCLERPLLRDVAIAQWATDLAGGIRTLDAQTAFAASGVMVPDEVGQVFLGRGPTPDTDRLRCALSAMRAASARAPRPARPAPLTVAAWLSWALGRASHAGRYLDMVREIDPRYPLAALLETMIGGAMLPEWAFRSRSAE; from the coding sequence ATGACCACAGTTCTCCGCGCCGCAGATTCCGCCGCCTTCCTCGGCATCGTCCCCACTCTCGCGGGCTTCACGCCTCGTCGGAGCACCGTGCTCCTCCCCTTCCGGGGCACCCGCACTGACGGGGCCATGCGTCTCGACCTCCCCCGCGACGGCACCGACCTCGAGGCCTACGCCGACGCCGCGGTCGGCCTCGTGGCTCGCGTATCCGGGACGGATGCGGTCGCCGTCGTCGTCTACACCGACGAGGAGGCGCACCCCACACGAGACGGCCTCGTCCTCCCGCATGCGGTGATGCTCGACGAGCTCTTGGGATGCGCCGAGGATGCGGGGCTCCGCGTGGTCGACGCCCTCTGCGTGACCCCTTCCGGGTGGTCGAGCTACATCGACGACGAGCCGGAGCTCGGATCGCTGACGCAGATCTGCCGTCCGTCCGATCTGCTGCCGACGGGCGATGTCTCCGGAGACCAGAGCGTCGGCGCGGAACTCCCCCCGATCGATCTCGCGGAGAAGGAGCGTGTGGGAAGAGCATCGGTCGAGCTCGCCGCGCTCCTCGACGGGAAAGGACGAGGTCGGCTGACGGCGCGGGAGAATCCGCAGCTCGTCGCCGCGCTCGTCCTGCTCGAAGACGTTCCGGCCTTCTTCGAGTCCGTGCTGGCGGCGCCCGACGGTCTCCCGCCTCTCGCCACGGCCACGCTGCTGTGGTGCTTGGAACGACCTCTGCTGCGCGACGTCGCAATCGCTCAATGGGCGACCGACCTCGCGGGCGGCATCCGCACGCTCGATGCACAGACTGCTTTCGCCGCGTCCGGGGTGATGGTCCCCGACGAGGTGGGCCAGGTGTTCCTCGGACGCGGTCCCACCCCTGACACCGACCGCCTGCGATGCGCGCTGTCTGCGATGCGCGCTGCGTCCGCGAGGGCACCGCGACCCGCGCGACCTGCCCCGCTCACCGTCGCCGCGTGGCTGTCCTGGGCCCTGGGGCGCGCGAGCCACGCGGGCCGATACCTCGATATGGTGCGCGAGATCGACCCCCGCTACCCCCTCGCCGCCCTCCTCGAGACGATGATCGGCGGTGCGATGCTCCCGGAGTGGGCGTTCCGGTCTCGCTCGGCGGAGTGA